caccaggggtcaacgaccttgcgaaatacttcaaggagaaaattatacaacctAGCTCCCGGAAGCAGCAGCACTACAAGAAATGGCAGGAGACTTCAGGGTGGAAAGGGCGCATCGGCTGGGCCAGCGTGCAGCAGGAGGCGATCGCCCCAGAGTAATCATCTTTAAAGTGCTTAACTATGCCCATAAAATGAAGATCCTGCAGGCTCTGCAAGAGGGAAATCATTTACAATACCAAAATCAGCGAGTCTTATGTTTCCAAGACTATTCAACAAAGGTATCAGCTGCTCGCTGGACTTTTGTACCAGTGCATTTAGAGGCTCTTGAATTTTCATCCGGAGGAGTCTGTCGCTAACAGTTTTTCCTGTCTGAGGGTGGGGAAAAGAATGGGGACAGCTAAGACACTTACCTCCTCGAGTCCGGCTGGGGTCCCCCCTTCGCACCAAACAACAATGGAGAATTTCGGGCTGAAAACGCTGGGAGAGCAGACGCTTGCCTCGATGGGTTCCACGTCTTTTGATGTGGACCACAGCGTAGAGGGAGTGTCTTTGAGCCCTCCCTCAATGACAGCTCCTCCGCGACCTGGAAGCAGTACTGGGGCGGCTGGCTCACAACAAATGGGGACGCCCGGAATGGGTCAGCTCTCGTTTGTAGAGAGAGGAGGTCCTGCTTGCCTTTCATTCCCGAGGAGAATATCAGCAAAGGAAATGCAGAAGGTTCAGCTTTCCTCTACTCCCGTTCAGGGATCTGCAACCACGACCACGAAGGTTTGATGAGACCAGATGTggtctctctccacctcctcgTCCCCTGGGTTACCAAGCCCTTCTTCTAGGACTTCCATCCAATCAGCTCCCTCTCCACCCTGCTCCCTAAATTCCTCATTCCTCACAGCTGGGTTACCCTTATCCTCCCCCTACCCCCAGGTGGGTGGAATCCTATACTGATTCTGTACCCATGGAAATGAAGTCACTCCCTCTACTGGCCATTCTCAGATATTTCTTCTTCCCCACCCaaacccttccctcccttctcctagGTAAACTCCATGTCTGGGTTTTAAGTAGACTGTCCTTCCCTTTTCTCCTAAGGCCTTGTGGGTAGGGTAGTTCTATACCATCCGGGCTGTCTGTCAGCCTAAGTTGATCCTTCTCATTACAATTTCTAACATTTATGttatgatataaatgtaaaaaatgaataaaagagATTAAACATAACAGTCTTTTTACGCCTTTAAAGCAGCCCTTACTTAAAACATGGTGGTGCTGGGCTATTAGGTTTTAACTGAATGTTgtggtgaataaatatttttatagatTTTAATGTGATCTGTTCTTCGCACCAGTTCCTATGTCAGACACCTCCCCACTGGCACTCTCCTGAAGCAGTAGTTGTTAGGAACATGGCTGGTTCCATTAAGCCCACCTCCTTTCCCTAGCCCCAACCCCTTATCCACTTTTCCTggatcctttcccctccccccattccatTTGTAATTTATATTCTGCAACATCTCCAAAGGATTCATTGCGGATTACAAGGAAAGAATCATCTCAATCAGATGGAATTACAGAACAGGACCCTTAAAAGTAATATAATCTAAAAATTGAACTGAATCTATATCTGAAAATAGAAAAGCCTTCAACTGTTTTCTAAATAAAAAGTAAGATAAAATGGATCTAATCTGGTGAGGAATACCATTCCAAAATTTTACTACTAAATATTGAACAGAGTTGCTCAAATAGCTCTTAAGCTTAGCACCTCGGGGATTTAGAAACACTAAAGTATTTAAATGAGCAGATTGAAAAGCCCTTCCTGTAGTAAACAATAAAATCAAATACTTAGACAAACTgaattctgtcccattaaaaaccATACAGGCTATTTTAAACTTTATGTGTAAGGAAAccagaagccaatgtaattttttaaaaaaagagaagatATTCTCTCAACTTTATTAACCTAAAATcaatctagcagctgtattttgaagaaGCTGCAGTCTCCGCAATAGCTTCACGGCAAGTCCcccatataaagaattacaacagTCAAGATACAGCAGAACAGCCTGGGCTATACTTCTGAAGCATTCAGCACAGAGACTGGATCGAATAGCTCCAAGCTGACCTTATCTTAAGCTCCCTGAGGGCTAGTGCAGGACAGAAGCCAacctcacttgctcctgccctgccACCACCATTCTTCAAACTAGCATCAATATGAAAAATTGTACCACCAGGGCAGGATAGACTTGAAGGAGAGGATCATTCTGTCCTTGACTTGACACAGCTGCAATGGAGGAACCTGGGGACAAGGCCACTGGCTCAAAGAAAGCTGGCATGGCTTAAAGGGAGCTGGCTAAGTTTTCAACATTTATAGCCTCAGTTAGAGCCAGTCACTAAGGGTGCTAGGAGGAGTGCTTGACTTGGGGATAGCTTTGTTAACCTTGCCACACATGGAAGGGGGGGTACAAATTATCATTATATTAGGtcctaggcaaacatatatttgtaGGCCCCTTACCACAGACCCTCCCCTAGATTTGCTTCTATTTTCAACACCACCGCCACATTTCACCTCTCCGGAAGTAGCAGGTGAAAATGCAGTCTAGTTGTGGAAATAGCAGCACTAATATtttgtgagtgagcatggggATTAAGCAAGCATATGCTTCGAATGGAGAGGCTTAATGGTTACAGCTAGAGCGTTACCAAGTTACCCAGTCCCAGGAGGGAAATTCTGGGCCAGTCCTGGTAAAGTATGGGATCTAAAAGAGCTGATTTAAGTTAGTAGTATCAAGGACTACAAATAGTACAGTGAACTGGGATGTATATTCAAAACAGGACTAGCAAAAATATTTCCCTCCTGGCACTAAGTAACTTGGAAGTTCAGCAGCAGTTGGACGAGAACCTGGGAAACTGAGCAAGTCATTTTCACTTTCTATTGCCTACAGTGGatgagtcgcctagtggttaaagcaccagtcttgacatccagaggtggctgtttcaaatcccactgatgcttgtgatcttgggcaagtcacttaaccctccattgcctcaggtacaaaaaattgattgtgagctctccagggacagagaaatacccagtgtacctaaacgtaacttaccttgagctactactgaaaaaggtgtgagcaaaatcattaaaaaataaaaacaaaaacagtgtAAACCAGGGATGCCAAGGCTGGACTAGGTCTGAAAGAGTAAAGTTTACGGGCAGTTATCTGAGGTATAAGTTTACAAAGTTTTACATATGAAAAAAAGTTTCACAAATGGAAGCAGCAAAATATTTAGCAGTCTTTCTTTGGTGCTTCTGAAATGGAGGCAGTATTAGGACAGTGTTCAAAAAACTTCCCTTAACTTATATGTGCACAGGTATATTTGTACCAGTGAACTTCTCCATTCCAGCCCAGAATTTCAAAGTGAAGCTCTATTTACTGCCCCCAACAgagagacacaaacacacacatatgctCAAGCAGATGAATTCTCTAGCTCTCTCCCACTGCTGTCCTGCTGCTCATTCAAGCAGTGCCCCCACCAGGTCTGTAAAGTTATTGCATTTTCTGACATTCTTTTCCTCAGCCTACAGCAAATCCTTCACTCTTTCCCCATTCTGATTAAATTGCTACTCCTttcaacaatccccccccccccccccccccccccccaggacactTACAGGGTCCACAGGTCTCTCCAAAGCCCCATGCAAGGCTCAGTCTCCACCTCCTCCCCTACTCCAGCCCTTTTACAGATTGCACACGgcattccactagcaggacatcagggggtgacaCGCACACACACCAGATTGATCCAGAACTTCTATTAGCCGAGAGTATCTCAAGTCGTAGCTGACTATTGTCAAACCTGTGATGTGTGCCAAAGAGTGCTAAGACCCAAGACCACTCCCaagctcccctgaaacctttacccattatcagtaaGCCCTTTGAGAGAATAGTTATGGATATAGTGCagcctctagctgtccctagctAGACTGGGAAAAGGTatgtggtggactttgctaccagatatcctgaaacGGTAGCCTTATCCTacatagaatcagagaaaattgccactgccctgctagaaatattttcccgggtaggatactgccctgctagaaatattttcccgggtaggatatccatgagaaatactctcagaccaagggatacagtttatgtctgagctgatccaaaatctgtgggcacactgtggagtgaaatctgtacgtaccacaccatatcaccctgaaactaatgggttggtggaaaaagttattttttaaaGAGCAAAAACTTTATATTCTCACGGAATACAGTAATACCTAATGGCCTCAACAAATAGGTTGCCTGGAGTGTTGTCACCTAGGGCTAACCAATGAGAGCTGTTCATGTAGTTTAAGGACATTCTTTACAGCAGAGTGGTTTAAGCACATTGCGCATGTCTAGGTGTCTTTTGTGAGAAGGCACCATGATCCGAAAAGCTTGGAGTCTCGTCCGAACATAGCAGTCGGTATCTTTTTGTAAGTGGATGTTTATATTGTAGATAATGCAGTTTCTAGTGAACTAATACTATCGTGCTTTTCATAGTTTGGTCTCCTGATGAAGCACTTTGTGATATATGGCCAATGAACAGACCGAGAGAGTCAGTGATGCAGTAATGGATTGAGAAGCAAGTTGAGTAGCGCAAGACAGTGTTTGGATTATTTTATAAGAAGATTCTCTGCATGTGTTGGAAAGGGTATTTCTTTCTGGGGAATGCGCTGGATCTCAGTGGAACAAAGGATATACAGTTCATAAGGAggattgttttttatatttttggggggagcctgaaagccaaatttattatttaaattttttgaAGTATTTTTAGGATAGGAGCCAGCCCATGCGGAGACCCTGGAACAAGTATTGAGTCAGCACATACAGCATATACAGCATATACATCAATTGAATTAATCACCATTCTTTAAGATCAGTGATTTTTCACTTTATTCCATCTAATAATATATAGCAGCTGTAGCTGTTGGTGCAACTATTTTCATCTATTTACCATCGCGTTCCAGGATTGGAATGATGAGGATGCACTGAGCACTAATTATACACATTTTAGAAAGAACAATTTGTTTTTATAGTATTTTGAGAGCAATATTAAAAGTAGTATCATTGATATAATCAACATGTTATTAGAATTTATAGTTATTAAAATTGTTGATTTAGAAGTATTTAAAGAGCCCATTTTTTGataacaatgaatattcatgagagatttgaggGAAATGTATGATCATATGTAGGTTACCAAGTTTTACACTGCTACCAAATAAAGCTTTCACTTCTACCAGCCTAGAGGGGGAATACTCACCCAGCTTATAGATTAAGACAAAACCAAGGGTCCAGAGTGTTCCTGGCACACGGAGCAGCTCCTTCGGTATTTCAGAAGCATTCAGGGCTTTACTCTTAGCTCTCAGTTTCATGAGAGTAGGGTTCTTGGGGATCACAACAAACTCAGGTGACATCCAAGTGTACAGGATGGCTATGAAGTACACAGAAGCCAACAGCAGGAAGAGGATGTTCCATCCTAACATATGCATCACTGTAAGGAATCCACCACCTGCAAGGACCGAGCCCAACTTGTATCCAACCACCTGGATGGTGTTCCCAAATCCCAGCTCCTTCCTGTTTAGGATTTTCACTGCCAGACCATCCACAGCAACATCCTGGACAGATGCAAAGAAGTTCATCAGGAGCAGTATGACAgccagcagaaagagatccagttCTGGCGACAGAAGTGAACATACCAAGCAGGTAACTGCTAGACCACACAAACTTAACAGAAGCCAGGTTTTCTTAGTCCAACACTGATCCACAAAAGGGGCCCAAAGGACCTTCAGGATCCAGGGGAAATAGAGGACTTTGGTCAGACTGATGTGTGTAAAGGAGAGTCCCACACCACGTAGATATATAGGTAACAAACTGGACTGCAAGCCATAAGGCATCCCCTGCACAAAGTACAGGACACCAAGCAGCGTGTACTTCATCATTTCACTGTGCCACCCACAACACTGGGTCCAGGAAGAACCACTGAAAGCTTAACCTCTGGCACTGAAAATCAACAATACAGAAAAATTAGAAGAAAAATTCAATGACCCATAACATGAAACTTCAATTACGAAGAGCAAAAGGTTGGAAATGAGTATTCAATCATCTTCAAGCCCAGAGAGAGCTCTAATAGTCCTGAAAGTCCTGGAAAAAACTGGTgtctttgcaaggtgtgattgCTCTCAGAGGACTAGACAACCATGCTATGGTGACAGATCCATCCCAATGAGAACCTGCAGCTCCCTCCCACCCCTATCCCTCCCAAATAACATTTCAAAACTGATGTTATTTTGATCTAGTGTCTAATGAAATAGCCTCCTATGTGTTTTGAAAGTGTTTCCAGTGCTAGCATTTTGAAAGCAGTGGTGTACTGGCTAGAAGGGCTAAGGTGCCATGTAAAGATAATATATAGGTTGTGGCTCTTTAAGAGGCATCACCCTTTAAAAGCAGCATGTGCATTTTTAAAGAGGATAacgaaaaaaaaagcaaaaacatacaGAAAGCAAAGAATATATGGAAAACACATACAGGAGAAATGTAAACAAGAGGAGAACTCCAGAAAGGAAGAGGAATTGCTATAAATTCATGAATTTCCCAGCTCTTTACGATGTAACTATTACAAGGATATGGGTAAATTTCAGGCCTATGGCTGGCTGCCTCCCAGGGCCGGcccaacccggtaagcgaggtaagcatggcaggagggcgccgacctctggagggtgccgccgcgccatgcttaccgccgccgcttacctcagctcctggaccccgacagcagcccagCCCTCAGTTTCCTCCGCCGGTACCCGCACCGCCCTGGGggatttaaatcttgtatttatatttacctcccgccttcttctgacatcatttccttgcgagggcgggacactgagagggaacaaacgagcaaagggaaggctagagacgtcgggcaccgctttcactgacactgcgcagctgctgcgacggagataaatttaaatacaagatttaaaccagaAAAGGGGAGGGCATCTAAAGGAGAAACTGTAGGTTAttaataggcagaataaaaaaaaaagcaaactttattaactagtctccatactctttttCCTTAGTTTTTAAAACTTGAGCTTCGTACCACAGCAGTAACAgctagcaggcacagcagggcctagttcagtcttagggaaaaagagagaagcaagcactactaactagcttccgtggaggggcataatcgaacgcgaacgcccatctccatgggcgtctatgtccgagaacgggtacgtgaaggggcgggacagaccgtattttcgaaaaaaatgggcgtccatctttttttcaataatacggtttgtgcctggcaaatgcatcagatttgtgcggatttgagctgggcggtttcgttttccagcgataatggaaaccgaaggcgcccagctcaaaaaacgaacaaatccaaggcattaggtcgtgggaggggccaggatttgtagtgcactggtccccctcacatgccaggacaccaaccgggcaccctagggctcacttgtaacaagtaaaaaaaaaaaaaattaaatacctcccaagtctatagctactactactactactaaacatttctaaagcgctactagggttacgcagcactgtacaatttaacatggaaggacagtccctgctcaaggagcttacaatctaaaagacaggtgtacaatctagagacaagtgtacaatctaaaagacaagtgtagagtcaatctgataaagcatactatatttctcgaaaggttaggtgccgaaggcagcattgaagaggtgagttttaagcagggatttgaagatgggtagggagggggcttggcgtagaggttgaggaagattgttccaggcatagggtgaagcaaggcagaatgagcggagcctggagttggcagtggtggagaagggtactgaaaggagggatttgtcctgtgagcggaggttacgggcgggaacatagggggagatgagggtagagaggtagtgaggagccgcagaccgggtgcatttgtaggtaaggagtagaagcttgaattgtatgcggtatctgatcggaagccagtgaagtgacttgaggagaggggtgatatgagtatatcggctctggcggaatataagacgtgcggcagcgttctgaacggattgaaggggggatagatggctaagtgggaggccagtgaggagtaagttgcagtagtcaaggcgagaggtaatgagagcgtggacgagagtttgtgtggtgtgctcagagaggaaagggcgaattttgctgatgttgaagaggaagaagcgacaggtcttggcagtctgttggatatgcgcagagaaggagagggaggagtcgaagatgactccgaggttgcgggcagatgggacagggaggatgagggtgttatcaacagagatagagagtggaggaagaggagaagtgggtttaggtgaaaatacgaggagctcggttttggacatgttcagcttcaggtggcggttggacatccaggtagcaatgtcagataagcaggccgataccttggcctgggtctcggcggtgatgtctggtgtggagagatatagctgggtgtcatcagcataaagatgatactgaaaaccatgagatgagatcagtgagcctagggaagaggtgtagattgagaagagaaggggtccaaggacagatccctggggaactccaagacatagtgggatgggagtggaggaagatccatgagagtgtaccctgaaagtgcagtgggagagataagaggagaaccaggagaggacagagccttggaacccaaaagaggacagtgtggcaagaagtaaatcatgattgacagtgtcaaacgcagcggatagatcgaggatgaggatggaatagtggcctctggatttggcgaggagcaggtcgttgcagactttagagagtgctgtttctgttgagtgaagagggcgaaaaccggattgaagtggatcgaggatggcatgagaggagagaaaatcaaggcagcgactgtgaacggcgcgctcaagtattttggagaggaagggtaggagagagatggggcggtagttggaggggcaggtagggtcaagtgatggtttttttaggagaggtgtgactacggcgtgcttgaaggtgtcagggacagttgcagtggagagagaaaggttaaggatgcgacagatggagggagtGACAGTATGgtagatggtgttaagtaggttggtggggatgggatcggaggaacaggtggtgcatttcgaggaggaaagaaggcgagacgtttcatcctcggtgatctcaggaaaggaggagaaagaggccatggttggttggttgctggatggggctacaggctgaagaggaggtggtggcttggtagtgaactcaaggttgatcttttgcaccttgtcgcggaagtagtcagccagtgattgaggagagagtgaagggggagtgggagcggggggcactttgaggagggagttaagggtggtgaagagacgaggagggttggagctgagagaattggtcaattgggtgtaatagtcctgttttgcaaggaatagggaggaatggaaagaggatagcatgaatttgtagtgaaggaagtctgaatgggtaagagatttcctccagaggcgttcagtggatcgggtgcaggagcgaaggtaacagatgcaaggggtcagccaaggctggggattagtacgctttgtgggacgggaggtggatggggcgagggtgtccaaagcagaggagagagcggcgtTGTAAGCGGAGAtcgctttgtctacagtctcggaggacgtgatggaggggagaagattagagatactagaggataaagtgggggggtcaatagcctggagattcctggaggtggtggttaaagttgtacggggcgggggcgggggggtgaagaagtgtaaatgtgatcaggtgatgatcggagagaggtagagcagaagcgtggaaattggagggtgagccggaggaggagaggacgaggtcaagacaatggccgtcacagtgagtaggggtggtggagcacagctggaggttgaaggaggatgttagggtgaggaacttagaagcgttagggtcggatgggtcatcagcgtgtatgttaaagtctccgagaatgagggacggagatgagggttcaagaaagacggaaagccaagcatcaaagtcggttaggaagg
This genomic interval from Microcaecilia unicolor chromosome 1, aMicUni1.1, whole genome shotgun sequence contains the following:
- the MFSD3 gene encoding major facilitator superfamily domain-containing protein 3, with translation MMKYTLLGVLYFVQGMPYGLQSSLLPIYLRGVGLSFTHISLTKVLYFPWILKVLWAPFVDQCWTKKTWLLLSLCGLAVTCLVCSLLSPELDLFLLAVILLLMNFFASVQDVAVDGLAVKILNRKELGFGNTIQVVGYKLGSVLAGGGFLTVMHMLGWNILFLLLASVYFIAILYTWMSPEFVVIPKNPTLMKLRAKSKALNASEIPKELLRVPGTLWTLGFVLIYKLGENGATNMFPLFLLDHGLSPAELGFWNGMVGMIFSVGGSTLGGIVQNKQSKLNDLLRTSLMLRLLGLCFQTILLLVFTSDLWYMIVAAVLSIIVQHFIAGLLTTLTFSLMMNCTQRAEERIQATHYSLLATMEVLGKLCFSTLVGGLVDWTSFIFCYLVFIFLSFIPIIYTLYEP